The following is a genomic window from Chanos chanos chromosome 1, fChaCha1.1, whole genome shotgun sequence.
TTAACGTGCTTGGATAACCACATCAGAGGTCAGACACTACGTACATAAGGTCAATGTTCTGACTGAGTGCTGAGTACTTACAATGCCCTCCTCCCATTCCTCCATAGTGGTTGGACACAGCGATGAGGTCATAGCGGCATGGGCCAGCATTGGGATTAATGAGGAACTCCGACATGTCAAGATCACTGCAGGTTATCAGAGTTATTTCATGAACTTTAAATCAAAGGCTTTGTTCAGGTCACGTGCTGTTCCCAATACAACTGTTCTTACATGTGGTTTCACTCTAAACTCTAAAAAGTATTCAAGAATTTTTAGAACactgttggggaaaaaaaaattcacctcCTCCTCATAATCAACGTAGCGCAATGTATGGAAATGTGGATATTGAGCATTACACACAGGATCAGTGTCTGGCACAGTGGTTTTAGGAAAGGAAGGAGCATTTCCATAATTGTGTCAAGTACAAGAGGACAAAGGCAATCAACTACCCTGGCAAACAGGTATATTAAATAAGCCATTCACTTCttttacacacaacaccagtgACCACTCTGTACACTGAGAGGGGTCAGACTGAACGGGCCTGGAGCTATATCTAGAGTGTGACCAGACTAAGCTATCAAATGACATTGGCAGGGTAATACTGATAATGAATCAGGACTGACCTGAGAGGGAAATCCACCAGGGAATCTAACTTGTCTCTCATGTAGCGGCTGTAGGAGAAGCGCTTTAAGTGGACTACCAAAACCGGCGGCAAAGACCACAGGTCCAGCTTTTTCGTGGCCTGCTGATGCTGCTTGCAATTAGGACAGTACCTGTGATCACATCCCACAATATTGAggaattacacacagacatttcaaaaGTTTTTGAACAAAAATGCATATTCAACTtatctattgtttttttttttttcgaaagtTCATAATTTAAGGGTTTTAAAAAGTCTGCTAAGAACATTCTAAACTTCTACAAAAACAATAAGCAGTGGATTACTTCATCTTTAGAGCAGAAGTTCAAAGTCAACAGAATTatttctgaaacaaacacagcatgacATATGAGAACACTGAAAGGTGCAGTATTTTACACTAAACTGGAATCTCTGTGAGACGATTCTCACAACACAGGAAGTCTATATTTTGCCATGAAAACAACTTTTCTGCTCTCCAGGGGTTCTTGTGAATATTCAGGcaatgtattcatttttcagaTTAATTTAATCAATTTACTACCATCCTTATATGGACAGTTATACACGGAAAGattaattttgaatattttttactAGGGTTTTAATCATGGTTTTAAAAGGTTCGTTGGAATCAATGATGCATGTTCTCTAAAGAGCTTCATCAGCCTCACTCTTccttatttttatatatatatttactggATGGATGTTAATATGCTCAAGTTTAACTTTCTGTCTCACCATGGATCCTCTGCTCCAAGCTTCTCTTTAGTAGTGAAGAGCTCAATGCAGTCTTTAAGTTTAAAGAAGGCTTTCTTTTGAGGTTTGTACTCCATGCTCTCATGCTTCTCAAAGTCCTACATTCAATCAGACAGATTAAACAGCAGGTTTATTATGACATTTACATGACCACAACAACGATGCAAAAGCCCTAACAATTTTCCAACGTACCTCTGCTACACTttcatcaaaatatttctttttcatttctggtTCCCAGTCCAGTGAGAGATAGGATCtatctgtgagagaaacagaaacaaaaataaactgtttaaCATTCTTTTGATGGTTTCTGTTCTGTATATCTTCACTGTAAATACTCTGCAGGTTTCACACCGCTGAGTCGAAGGTGTCCCTCGTCAAATCTGATCTGTCGTGGTTCTTCCTTGATGAAACTAAGATCTGTCTTTCCCATGTTGTTAAACTGGAATGTAAAAAGACGCTTTTTATGGCCTGTCAGCTGTTGGCTTTTGGTCAAGTTCTCTGGGCCAACACCATTCTCAAGGTCATTGTCTCCACCCACAGAGTCCTCTGATTGGCTATTGTCATTTTCAGAGGGGAGCTCTTGATCTTGACTGGACTCATCATCCTGTTCATCAGTCTCCATTTCACCTGTAAGGAGTTGGAAAGGGACTGTTTAGTAATAATCCTTTAATGCTGACCACCCTATTTTGGGATCCCCATAATCGCATGACAAGCTGAACCctttcacattttaaagaaGGACGACTTTCTTTAACCAGCTATAAGTTCCTTTTAAATACATAAAGTTGTCAGATTCTCTATCTGTATACTCTGGAAAGAAATAATGTTGAAAGTCTTCACTGCTCTGTATCGACCCcaaataaaagtaaaagtgcAATAATCAGATGTATACTAACTGGGTGAGCCCTCCTCCAATAGACCATTGGTGGTATTGCCATTGATGGTGTGCTGTTTAGAGGAGTGAGTGTCATCAGACTCCTCGTCATCCAGGGCAGAGCGTACATAACGACTGGAAGCagggaacacacaaacatagtaAATTACTAAAAGGTTAAAGTTACACCtgggggaggagacagagagagacagactgagttaGAGGGCCTACCACAGACGCATCAGCAGCAGGTTGTAGAACTTGTCCTCACTCAGGGTGCGTGGTACAGTGATGAGAAAGGGCTGGCCAAAGAGCGGCGTGCTGGTGTGGTTATACCCAGACTGCTTATACTTCTCTCTCAGGTGCACAGGAATGACCACATGATCCGTGTCCTCCAACCGATTCACGGCCACTTCAAAACTACATGTCGAGAGTGGAACACAGAATAAACACTGTTGTTCATTTTGGTGACACGTTTCACGGTTTACTGAGACTGAAGGTTATGTAACTTACACATAGATGTCATCCCGCTCCATTATACTGCTAAGGTTTTCATTGGTTGCAAAGATTCTATGGAAACGATGGTTGTAGATGTCTGTAACAATCAtctacagaggaaaaaacaggcGTTATTATTCATGGGGAATGGAGTTTGAAGACAGTGTTTGGGTGAAATGAGTATGATACTTGCCCTCTCAGCAGGAACACCAGACAGGGCAGAGAGTGAAGCACAGAGGTCAGAGATATAGCCCACTTTGGGCACAGTCAGTTTGTActgcaaagaaaagacaagagtaTGACTCAAAAACTCTCTCCAAAGCCAAATCACTCCAACTATAGACACTCAGAACAATTAGAAGAGGCTGACTGAACTGATTCTTAAACATTTTCACCTACACGAATAACTTCTCTTGTTGGCAGGTAAGAACTAATGCCCTGAAGAAAAATCatggtaaaatataaaaatcagtcaaaaagTTATATGTCTTAGTTGCTCTAcgccaggggtgggcaaatccggtcctggagggccatggtcctgctgtttttcttgtcgactaactaaatacagtctGTGATtagctgaagagcatgcacacctgttttcaaggtgaaaattaacaggtaactaagaagtgaaaacaaaaacccggcAGGACATTGGcgctccaggaccggatttgcccacccctgctctacaCACTGGTGTATGAAGATGTTAATACCTGAGTGGGTTTGGCAAGGGGGTCTAATCGCACCAAGTAGACCTCCAAAGTGCGTTCCTTTTTCATAGGCAGAGGGAGGGTCAGGTAGCAgaaagggtcaaaggtcactgaGACCTTAGAACAAACAGGGCAGACCAAGGTTGATTTGAAGAGACCATGGAAAATGTCGACTATGATGGAGTCATTTCTTTTGATGTGGTTCTCCCAAGCCTCCTCAGCAACAACCTAAAAGAGTTAACACGAATGGTTCTGTGTCAGTTTTGGAGGTACAAatgttgaatttaaaaaagaaaaaaaaaatgaacggccacataaacaaaagaaggaataagtaaaaaaaagaaaagctgctTTTTGTATACACGgctgtttgtttaaattttgatcttaaatacattttatattgaTTGTTTTTCAAATCATACCTCTGTTGCTCCGTTTAAGAACTTAACACGTagtagtaaataaataaaaactacataatctaatatatattattacataggagaaaattaaaaaataaaggaatTTGCAGAACAGCAAAAAATAGGATGATAAATTACTTAACATTCTACAAAAGGATAAAAATTCAGCTAACTTTTTATTGATTTACTTTTccgtatttattttttttatttgtttattcgcTCACTTTTTCCCACTTATACTCTTATCAGCATGTTAATGCCACCACTGAGATTTGATTTGAAAACTCATTTTTAATACATGTAAAGATAATTTCCTCAATAATTAATATAAATCACacaaagtgtgtttgtaaaatcGTTTTATCTGAAAATTCTGAGCCAAGAGATCAGCAGAAATGAGAGGAACCTTGTCTGGCCTTCCATCAGCATCTTTGAGTTGGATGTAGGGTTTTTTCCTGATTCTGTTTAGGTCCTCATGAAGACCATCCAATAAGAAAGCAAGGAGCTCGTGAGAATCCTGCTGCTGGTAGCCTGAGAACTGAGGAGCAAATCGGCCTACCTGGGTCTACGGCgtaagaagaaaacacacacgcagacacacacacacaaacacagacacagacacacacggtgTTGGAGGTGAACCAAAATTACAGGATTCGGTTACACAAGCATTGCAGAGAGGTCGTATGATGACTGTACTGGACAGCTTGTTTACCTTGAAAGGCCGCGGCGTCACGTAGCTGTATTTGCCAGACCAGAGCTGTTTGATGAGCTCAGCATACGCTTTGGCAATCTCCCCTTTCATTCCCAAAGGGTTGTCCTCGTTCAGTTCATCTTGGTATTTATCTTTCAGGAAGTATTCCGTGAGCGGAGGTATATTGCTTAAACACTGTAAGGCCATACAAGAACTGGTATAAGGAAGCACTGAAGGAGATTTAACAAGAGTTAAATGCTGAGcaaccaaaacaaagaaatgcattATTTGGTACTTGGAGTCAGCATACATTTTCAGTATTATTATTCACAgataaacagtgaaaatgacagagtaacccatataataatattaaaatagtCTGCCATAATACCTGCTCTAAAGTAACCATAAAATATCTTTTGCGCTGCTCATAACAACCTGAGGGTTTTGTATCAAAAaccgaattaaaaaaaaaaaattaaaaagataaataaataaaaaataataataataataataataatagtaatagaa
Proteins encoded in this region:
- the usp15 gene encoding ubiquitin carboxyl-terminal hydrolase 15 isoform X2, with amino-acid sequence MAEGGAADLETQRGEVAALLKTQLRKGDTWYLVDSHWFKQWKKYVGFDSWDKYQMGDQNVYPGPVDNSGLLKDGDVLAIKEHLIDELDYILVPTEGWNKLVSWYGLTEGQEPIARKVVEQGMFVKHCKVEVYLTELKLCEDSNMENVVTRRFSKADTIDTIEKEMRKLFSIPDEKETRLWNKYMSNTFEPLNKPDSTIQDAGLYQGQVLVIEQKNEDGTWPRGSSTPNVKNSSYSLPSYPPYNSYDYSDHSRHSERPGLCGLSNLGNTCFMNSATQCLSNIPPLTEYFLKDKYQDELNEDNPLGMKGEIAKAYAELIKQLWSGKYSYVTPRPFKTQVGRFAPQFSGYQQQDSHELLAFLLDGLHEDLNRIRKKPYIQLKDADGRPDKVVAEEAWENHIKRNDSIIVDIFHGLFKSTLVCPVCSKVSVTFDPFCYLTLPLPMKKERTLEVYLVRLDPLAKPTQYKLTVPKVGYISDLCASLSALSGVPAERMIVTDIYNHRFHRIFATNENLSSIMERDDIYVFEVAVNRLEDTDHVVIPVHLREKYKQSGYNHTSTPLFGQPFLITVPRTLSEDKFYNLLLMRLCRYVRSALDDEESDDTHSSKQHTINGNTTNGLLEEGSPSEMETDEQDDESSQDQELPSENDNSQSEDSVGGDNDLENGVGPENLTKSQQLTGHKKRLFTFQFNNMGKTDLSFIKEEPRQIRFDEGHLRLSDRSYLSLDWEPEMKKKYFDESVAEDFEKHESMEYKPQKKAFFKLKDCIELFTTKEKLGAEDPWYCPNCKQHQQATKKLDLWSLPPVLVVHLKRFSYSRYMRDKLDSLVDFPLSDLDMSEFLINPNAGPCRYDLIAVSNHYGGMGGGHYTAYAKNKDDGKWYYFDDSSVSPANEDQIVSKAAYVLFYQRQDTVKGTGYFLLDREDHDEQESSSAQGATVQSEEDEDEEEDLNDNENDEEEEDPEPNHDITMNTN
- the usp15 gene encoding ubiquitin carboxyl-terminal hydrolase 15 isoform X1 yields the protein MAEGGAADLETQRGEVAALLKTQLRKGDTWYLVDSHWFKQWKKYVGFDSWDKYQMGDQNVYPGPVDNSGLLKDGDVLAIKEHLIDELDYILVPTEGWNKLVSWYGLTEGQEPIARKVVEQGMFVKHCKVEVYLTELKLCEDSNMENVVTRRFSKADTIDTIEKEMRKLFSIPDEKETRLWNKYMSNTFEPLNKPDSTIQDAGLYQGQVLVIEQKNEDGTWPRGSSTPKSSGASNLSALPKISPSSLTNNHNSSFSSRNVKNSSYSLPSYPPYNSYDYSDHSRHSERPGLCGLSNLGNTCFMNSATQCLSNIPPLTEYFLKDKYQDELNEDNPLGMKGEIAKAYAELIKQLWSGKYSYVTPRPFKTQVGRFAPQFSGYQQQDSHELLAFLLDGLHEDLNRIRKKPYIQLKDADGRPDKVVAEEAWENHIKRNDSIIVDIFHGLFKSTLVCPVCSKVSVTFDPFCYLTLPLPMKKERTLEVYLVRLDPLAKPTQYKLTVPKVGYISDLCASLSALSGVPAERMIVTDIYNHRFHRIFATNENLSSIMERDDIYVFEVAVNRLEDTDHVVIPVHLREKYKQSGYNHTSTPLFGQPFLITVPRTLSEDKFYNLLLMRLCRYVRSALDDEESDDTHSSKQHTINGNTTNGLLEEGSPSEMETDEQDDESSQDQELPSENDNSQSEDSVGGDNDLENGVGPENLTKSQQLTGHKKRLFTFQFNNMGKTDLSFIKEEPRQIRFDEGHLRLSDRSYLSLDWEPEMKKKYFDESVAEDFEKHESMEYKPQKKAFFKLKDCIELFTTKEKLGAEDPWYCPNCKQHQQATKKLDLWSLPPVLVVHLKRFSYSRYMRDKLDSLVDFPLSDLDMSEFLINPNAGPCRYDLIAVSNHYGGMGGGHYTAYAKNKDDGKWYYFDDSSVSPANEDQIVSKAAYVLFYQRQDTVKGTGYFLLDREDHDEQESSSAQGATVQSEEDEDEEEDLNDNENDEEEEDPEPNHDITMNTN
- the usp15 gene encoding ubiquitin carboxyl-terminal hydrolase 15 isoform X3, translated to MLVSTKASVKNSSYSLPSYPPYNSYDYSDHSRHSERPGLCGLSNLGNTCFMNSATQCLSNIPPLTEYFLKDKYQDELNEDNPLGMKGEIAKAYAELIKQLWSGKYSYVTPRPFKTQVGRFAPQFSGYQQQDSHELLAFLLDGLHEDLNRIRKKPYIQLKDADGRPDKVVAEEAWENHIKRNDSIIVDIFHGLFKSTLVCPVCSKVSVTFDPFCYLTLPLPMKKERTLEVYLVRLDPLAKPTQYKLTVPKVGYISDLCASLSALSGVPAERMIVTDIYNHRFHRIFATNENLSSIMERDDIYVFEVAVNRLEDTDHVVIPVHLREKYKQSGYNHTSTPLFGQPFLITVPRTLSEDKFYNLLLMRLCRYVRSALDDEESDDTHSSKQHTINGNTTNGLLEEGSPSEMETDEQDDESSQDQELPSENDNSQSEDSVGGDNDLENGVGPENLTKSQQLTGHKKRLFTFQFNNMGKTDLSFIKEEPRQIRFDEGHLRLSDRSYLSLDWEPEMKKKYFDESVAEDFEKHESMEYKPQKKAFFKLKDCIELFTTKEKLGAEDPWYCPNCKQHQQATKKLDLWSLPPVLVVHLKRFSYSRYMRDKLDSLVDFPLSDLDMSEFLINPNAGPCRYDLIAVSNHYGGMGGGHYTAYAKNKDDGKWYYFDDSSVSPANEDQIVSKAAYVLFYQRQDTVKGTGYFLLDREDHDEQESSSAQGATVQSEEDEDEEEDLNDNENDEEEEDPEPNHDITMNTN